From Syntrophus gentianae:
AGGATATTGTTGAAGTCATGGGCGATGCCACCCGCAAGCTGGCCGATGGCATCCAGCTTCTGGGCCTGGTTCAACTGCTGCTCCAGTTGACGGCTTGCTCTTTCAAAGCGTTTCCTGTCGGTGATGTCGAGGATGGCGACAACCATTCCGGCTGACGGATTCTGCGGATCGAGATAGCTTCCACTCAAGTAGATGTCGAGCAAACGGCCGTTCTTATGCCGAAGACGCGTCTCCATCATTCCCAGGCCATCCTGTGCCATCATGTCGTTCATCTTTCCGCTGATGCTTTCATATTCATCCTCATCCGCATAGAGCATCCGTGTGGTCCGGCCCAGCAGCTCATCGGCTGAATACCCAACCATTCTGCAGAGCATGGAATTTACTTTCTTGAATCTGCGGTCTTTCAACAGGGTGACGCCGCCCGGATAGGCTTCGAAAAGGCTCCGGAAATGCTCCTCGCTCTGTCGAATGGCCTCTTCCGCCTGTTTGCGCTCGGTGATGTCCTCGAAGATGACACAGACCTGCGCCGGTGAGTCCGTCGGGCGGTAGGCATTGCAGTGATACCATCCCTGGGTTGGCGCATGATACATGTCGAAGGTATAAGGGCTGCCGGAAACGGCTACCTTTCCGTAAGCCTCGATCCAGCTTGGTTCGGTGCCGGGCCAGACTTCAAAAACATCCTTGCCCGTCACTTCTTCCCTGTCCAAAGCGAAGATACGGGTAAAGGCGTCGTTAAAAAAGCCGAAACGGAAACTGACATATCTCCCCTCCTCATCAAAGACGGATTCCCAGATGATAAAGCCGTTGAGCATGTTCTTGAAAAGCAAACTCAGTTCTGAAGCCGTTTTTTGCAGCGCATCCTCGGTCTGCTTGTGTCCGGTGATGTCCTGCATGACGAAGATGAGGTACGCCTCGCCTGCAATCTGGATGGAGCGGGCGGAATAGACGCCGTTGCGCACCGAACCGTCCTTTCGCCGGAAGAGAAATTCACGGTTGAGGATCTCCCTTCCTGCCTTCAGGTCTTCCTCCATGAGTTCGCGCGCCGATGTTTCAACCCAGAAGCCGATATCATATGAGGTTTGCCCGACAGCCTCGTTTCGTTTCCATCCCGTAAGCTCCTCGAATCCCAGGTTGAGCTCCATGAGCCGCCCGTCTGCCAGCCGGGAAATGGCGATGCAGTCCGGCGTCGTCATAAAAACCTTGGAGAATTTTTCCTCGGAGAGCCTCGACTTCTCTTCCTGTTCCTTGTGCTCCGTGACATCCAACAGTATTCCGTCGAAAATCACGCAATCTTCATGGCGGGAAGGCGTGGAAAGGCCGTGGAACCAGATCGTCTCACCCGAAGGCTTTAAAAATCGCCCTTCAAAATCCCAGGGTGAACACGTCTCCGCTGCTTTTCTGATGGATGCCATGAACCTCTCCCGGTCTTCCTCATGCACATGGCTAAGGAAGATGGTAAATTTTTTTGCCATTTCGAAGGACAATCCGAAGATTTCCCTCAAGCGCTCGCTGACGTAGGTCGGTTCCCATTTCCCGTTGTCTCTGGCGCAGAACTGATAGACCACACCCGGAAGATTGCCGGCAATAGCGCTCAGCCTCTGTTCCCTTTCCCTGAGCTCCGCTTCCGTGCTCTTTCGCTGGGTTACATCTTCCATCGTCCCTTCATAATAGAGGATGTCTCCCTCGTTGTTGCGGACAACCCGGGTACTCAGCGAGAACCACAGGATAGCCCCGTCCCTGCGCTTCATCTTGAGCAGATGATCCTTGACGAACCCTTCTTCGTTGATCATGCGGAGCACTTGTTTTCTTTCCTCGGGGTCTGCATAAAGCTGGTCGGTTTTAATGCCGCTGTCGAGCATCGCCTGAGGAGACTCATATCCGAAGATGCGGGCAAGGGCGGGGTTTACGCTGATTAAATGGCCCTCTGCCGAAGTCTGGAATATCCCCTCGATGGCATTTTCAAAGATGGACCGGTATTTTTCCTCTCCCTTTTTGAGGTCTTCCTCCGCTTTCTTGCGGGTCATGACCTCCGCCCGCAGTTGTCTGTTCCTGTGAAGAATGACAAAAATCGAAGCGGAGATCGGGATGAGCAATACGAAAAGCAGCAGGATGGCCGCGTATTTCACCTTTGCCAGGGTCTCTCTTTGTTCCTGGATAGCCCGCTCCAAGTACATTCCGGTGCCGATATAACATTCGATTTCCGGCAGGCCGACGACATAGGTGAGTTTTTCCTCGATGTCCGTGGTGTGGGAAAAATGGGGATAATGATACCGGACAAAGGATCCTTCCGGATTTGTCTTCGCCGCCTTGATCAGCTCTCGAAGAATATAGACCCCTTTGATGTCCCGGAGATTCAGCCGGTTCTTCATCTCCTGGGATGGTTCGTAAGGTTGGACCAGAGTCGTCCCGTCATAGGAGGTCATAAAAACGTAGTTCTTTCCGTCCCGATCTTCATAGGTCATGGCGCGGATCATCGGCCGGATCCGTTCAATCGCCTCCGCACGGCTGATCTCGCCGGAACGGACTTTTTTCAGGACGGGCTCCATCGAATGGCGGGCGACGGAAACGATATTGATGAGGTTCTGACGGTATTGTTTTTCGACACGTTCGAAGAGGGTGTTGACATAATGGTCCGAGACGACAAGAAAGGTCCCGATGGATAGCAAGGCCAGAATAATAATGGAAAGGAGAGGTTTAAACAGAGGGGCCTTGTCGGAAAGTTGTCTGTTCCAAATCTGCATGCGGTTCTCCTTAGTAGGATGGCCTGAAATCCCGCGGGAAATCTCTCCGGCTGGATATTTCTTTCAACAGTGTGCTGGACGGCAGCAATTTACAGATCAAGAGAAAAGCATAGAGATCATTTGGTTTAATAATAAAGGCGCACTTCGCAGAGTGAAATAAATAATAGGATAAATTCCATGAAGTAACAATAAGAAAAGCGTTTAATAGTTGATCAAAGTGGGAGGTCCTGCTTTCAGGAAAGGGGGCTTTCCGGTTCCTGCTGGCTGAGGCAGTGCCAGCTTCCCAGGCCCCAGATGATTTCCACGGAGTCGATGCCGATCACCGGACGGTCGGGAAAGCATCGACTGAGCAGATCGATGGCCAGTTGATCCTTGGGGCACCGGAAGGTGGGGACCAGCAGGCCGGCATTGCAGATATAGAAATTGGCATAGGAGGCCGGCAGGCGCTGACCGTCGTAAAAGACCGGGTCCGGCATGGGGATTTCAACGATATTCAAGGCCTTGCCGTTGAGAAGCCGCATCTTTTTGAGGGCTTTCAGATTGTCCCGCAGGGGAGCATGG
This genomic window contains:
- a CDS encoding PAS domain S-box protein, producing MQIWNRQLSDKAPLFKPLLSIIILALLSIGTFLVVSDHYVNTLFERVEKQYRQNLINIVSVARHSMEPVLKKVRSGEISRAEAIERIRPMIRAMTYEDRDGKNYVFMTSYDGTTLVQPYEPSQEMKNRLNLRDIKGVYILRELIKAAKTNPEGSFVRYHYPHFSHTTDIEEKLTYVVGLPEIECYIGTGMYLERAIQEQRETLAKVKYAAILLLFVLLIPISASIFVILHRNRQLRAEVMTRKKAEEDLKKGEEKYRSIFENAIEGIFQTSAEGHLISVNPALARIFGYESPQAMLDSGIKTDQLYADPEERKQVLRMINEEGFVKDHLLKMKRRDGAILWFSLSTRVVRNNEGDILYYEGTMEDVTQRKSTEAELREREQRLSAIAGNLPGVVYQFCARDNGKWEPTYVSERLREIFGLSFEMAKKFTIFLSHVHEEDRERFMASIRKAAETCSPWDFEGRFLKPSGETIWFHGLSTPSRHEDCVIFDGILLDVTEHKEQEEKSRLSEEKFSKVFMTTPDCIAISRLADGRLMELNLGFEELTGWKRNEAVGQTSYDIGFWVETSARELMEEDLKAGREILNREFLFRRKDGSVRNGVYSARSIQIAGEAYLIFVMQDITGHKQTEDALQKTASELSLLFKNMLNGFIIWESVFDEEGRYVSFRFGFFNDAFTRIFALDREEVTGKDVFEVWPGTEPSWIEAYGKVAVSGSPYTFDMYHAPTQGWYHCNAYRPTDSPAQVCVIFEDITERKQAEEAIRQSEEHFRSLFEAYPGGVTLLKDRRFKKVNSMLCRMVGYSADELLGRTTRMLYADEDEYESISGKMNDMMAQDGLGMMETRLRHKNGRLLDIYLSGSYLDPQNPSAGMVVAILDITDRKRFERASRQLEQQLNQAQKLDAIGQLAGGIAHDFNNILMGIQGNASMSMMEYQPGHPQYQRMSRIEEYVKRGANLTRQLLGFAREGKYELKTLSLNDLLRKSTRFFIETRKEIEAIFSLQENLYPVEADAGQLEQVFLNLFINAGHAMPKGGRLYIQTDNVTLQEADVAVFQVNPGDYVKISVSDTGTGMDEKTLEKIFEPFFTTKSEQGGSGLGLASSYGIIRNHGGIIKAYSEPGHGATFSIYLPSSGKKVEKEEDSLQDKGLLRGTGGVLLIDDEPVILELGSELLTMLGYTVYTAENKEDALSIYRKNQDRIDLIILDMILRGTSGSEVLKALRTINPEVKVLLSSGYGLQGEVQEVMEMGCIGFIQKPYNFSDFSRIVHSALNPPEQADAP